The following are encoded in a window of Drosophila simulans strain w501 chromosome 3L, Prin_Dsim_3.1, whole genome shotgun sequence genomic DNA:
- the LOC6738434 gene encoding uncharacterized protein LOC6738434 encodes MPSQPSWLFGNFQFDEAVLRKIYIFHFEQLHPKKMSLDYKSLVMNCLVNLYHSICFYALWQERDKIYQMEWSCEKILLVGSFAAALTLILALVIYDFWMAMVMIWRQYCVYLCRSKRMRFLFKKYRGQQVEELK; translated from the coding sequence ATGCCTTCCCAACCCAGTTGGCTATTCGGCAACTTCCAGTTCGACGAAGCTGTACTCCgaaaaatctatattttccatttcgagcAACTGCATCCGAAGAAAATGAGTCTGGACTACAAGAGCTTGGTGATGAACTGCCTGGTGAACTTATACCACTCGATCTGCTTCTATGCACTGTGGCAGGAGCGGGACAAGATCTACCAGATGGAGTGGTCCTGCGAGAAGATCTTATTGGTGGGTAGCTTCGCGGCGGCACTGACTCTGATACTGGCCCTGGTAATCTACGACTTCTGGATGGCCATGGTTATGATTTGGCGGCAGTATTGCGTATATCTTTGCCGCTCGAAACGCATGAGATTCCTGTTTAAAAAGTACAGAGGTCAGCAGGTGGAGGAGTTGAAGTAG
- the LOC6738435 gene encoding uncharacterized protein LOC6738435 — MSLDYTKLMLKCLANFYHSIYFYVSLFSLSYCVVLWQVRHRIYQLDLSWERISLVYSCAGAMILILTLVVYYSWMAMDMIWRQYCVYYRASKRTRFLFNLYRRQRVGKFK, encoded by the coding sequence ATGAGTCTGGACTACACGAAGTTGATGCTGAAGTGCCTGGCGAACTTCTACCACTCCATCTACTTCTATGTGTCACTCTTTTCGCTGTCCTACTGCGTTGTACTGTGGCAGGTGCGGCACAGGATCTACCAGCTGGACTTGTCCTGGGAGAGAATCTCATTGGTGTATAGCTGCGCCGGGGCAATGATTCTGATACTCACCCTGGTAGTCTACTACTCCTGGATGGCCATGGACATGATTTGGCGGCAGTATTGCGTTTATTATCGCGCCTCGAAACGCACGAGATTCCTGTTCAACCTGTACAGAAGGCAGCGGGTGGGGAAGTTTAAGTAG